A DNA window from Eptesicus fuscus isolate TK198812 chromosome 8, DD_ASM_mEF_20220401, whole genome shotgun sequence contains the following coding sequences:
- the LOC103290439 gene encoding jun dimerization protein 2-like, whose protein sequence is MMPGHIPDPSMTVGSLLGLAPLTRFSSSALTAEELKYTDIHNIGAMITPLHFLEVKLGKRPQPVKSELDEEEEWRKRRWEKNKVVAAQCRNKKKERKECLQWESEWLELMNAELKTQIEELKQERQQLILMFNQHRLTCIVRTDSINTPDSEGNPLLEPLEKK, encoded by the coding sequence ATGATGCCTGGGCATATCCCAGACCCTTCCATGACTGTGGGCTCTCTGCTAGGGCTCGCCCCCCTGACCAGATTCTCCAGCTCAGCCCTGACTGCAGAGGAGCTGAAATACACTGACATCCACAACATTGGGGCCATGATCAcccctttgcacttcctggaggTGAAACTGGGCAAGAGGCCTCAACCTGTGAAAAGTGAGCTAGATGAAGAAGAGGAGTGGAGGAAAAGGCGCtgggaaaagaacaaagtggtGGCAGCCCAATGCCGGAACAAGAAGAAGGAGCGGAAGGAGTGTCTGCAGTGGGAATCTGAGTGGCTGGAGCTCATGAATGCAGAGCTGAAAACCCAGATAGAGGAGCTGAAGCAGGAGcggcagcagctcatcctgatgTTCAACCAGCATCGCCTCACCTGCATCGTCAGGACCGACAGCATTAACACCCCTGACTCAGAAGGCAACCCACTGCTGGAGCCGCTGGAGAAGAAGTGA